Proteins from a single region of Methanotorris igneus Kol 5:
- a CDS encoding DsrE family protein: MVKSLITLILKPPYGSEDSFAGLMFALSQIASGIIEKSDVVLMHDGVYNAKSNQKPETIEMPSIIDVINNLQTFVCKIYCIEEDLKEREIEDIIDGVEIIKSDKLKDILNEYDEIITF, encoded by the coding sequence ATGGTTAAATCACTAATTACTCTAATTTTAAAACCACCTTACGGGAGTGAAGACTCATTTGCAGGTTTGATGTTTGCACTCTCTCAAATCGCCAGTGGAATTATTGAGAAATCGGATGTTGTTTTAATGCACGATGGAGTTTATAACGCCAAATCCAACCAAAAACCAGAGACAATAGAAATGCCGTCAATTATTGACGTTATAAACAATTTGCAGACCTTTGTGTGCAAGATTTATTGCATTGAGGAAGATTTAAAAGAGAGGGAAATTGAAGATATCATAGATGGCGTTGAGATAATAAAATCTGACAAATTAAAAGACATATTAAATGAGTATGATGAAATAATCACATTTTAA
- a CDS encoding DsrE/DsrF/TusD sulfur relay family protein, translated as MKTLTIILKSGSMMNMDPNFALKLADAALKKGYNVNLFCYGEGVTVIKKGQNPKRFPNIEKICRNLMEKGLKVAACSTCANARGIYEEDAIDGCKIGSLTNDLSQFIVDSDKVITLTR; from the coding sequence ATGAAAACATTAACTATTATCCTAAAATCAGGTTCTATGATGAATATGGACCCTAACTTCGCTCTGAAATTGGCTGATGCTGCTTTAAAAAAAGGTTATAATGTAAATTTATTCTGCTATGGGGAGGGGGTTACGGTTATTAAAAAAGGCCAAAATCCAAAAAGATTCCCAAACATAGAAAAGATTTGCAGAAATCTTATGGAAAAAGGATTGAAAGTTGCTGCATGTAGCACTTGCGCAAATGCGAGGGGGATATATGAGGAAGATGCCATTGATGGGTGTAAAATAGGGAGTTTGACCAATGATTTGTCCCAATTTATAGTTGATAGTGATAAGGTTATTACATTAACAAGGTGA
- a CDS encoding ammonium transporter, which translates to MATADLFQNAADINSIVQALTAMANASDVFFLVVMGVLVFMMQWGFAMLEGGQVRKKNVNNVMMKNMVDWFIGCVSWLFIGGVLCASINPADFISWWQQIFGTNWANNGIDLANWFFGLVFCATAATIVSGGVAERIKFSAYVLISIIITAFLYPFFVYLGPWGAGIINWHDYAGSLIVHGLGGFLALGAIAAVGPRVGRFKDGKPVPILGHNIPMAVFGALALAIGWYGFNVGSSLALGDISGLVCATTTLAMAGGGIGALIASKKDVLFTANGIVAGLVAICSGTDVVSPIGGLLIGLIAGLQVPIVFRLLENAGLDDVCGVVPVHGTAGVVGAILAGILGMEALGGAGGVSLVEQIIASVVTIIYGTALGFIIAKIAGVICGGLRVSEEEEFKGLDLAEHKMPAYPEEETSVA; encoded by the coding sequence ATGGCAACTGCAGACTTGTTTCAAAATGCAGCAGATATAAACTCAATTGTGCAGGCTTTAACAGCAATGGCTAATGCAAGTGATGTGTTCTTCCTTGTTGTCATGGGAGTCCTTGTCTTCATGATGCAATGGGGCTTTGCAATGCTTGAAGGAGGGCAAGTTAGGAAGAAAAATGTTAACAATGTTATGATGAAAAACATGGTTGATTGGTTCATTGGTTGTGTTTCATGGTTATTTATTGGAGGAGTTCTTTGTGCTTCAATAAATCCAGCTGACTTCATAAGCTGGTGGCAGCAAATATTTGGAACAAACTGGGCAAACAATGGTATTGACTTAGCAAACTGGTTCTTTGGTCTTGTCTTCTGTGCAACAGCAGCAACAATTGTCTCTGGAGGGGTTGCAGAGAGAATTAAATTCAGTGCTTACGTTTTAATTTCAATAATCATTACGGCGTTCTTGTATCCATTCTTCGTTTACTTAGGTCCATGGGGAGCAGGAATTATAAATTGGCATGACTATGCAGGAAGTTTAATTGTTCACGGTTTAGGTGGATTCTTAGCATTAGGGGCTATTGCAGCAGTAGGTCCAAGAGTTGGAAGATTCAAAGATGGAAAACCAGTTCCAATTTTAGGGCACAACATCCCAATGGCTGTCTTTGGGGCATTAGCATTGGCAATTGGTTGGTATGGATTCAACGTAGGAAGTTCATTAGCATTGGGTGACATTAGTGGATTAGTTTGTGCAACAACAACTTTAGCAATGGCTGGAGGAGGAATTGGGGCATTAATTGCATCTAAGAAAGATGTCCTCTTCACAGCAAACGGTATTGTTGCTGGTTTAGTAGCAATTTGTTCAGGAACTGATGTAGTAAGTCCAATAGGAGGTTTGTTAATTGGATTAATTGCTGGACTTCAAGTTCCAATAGTATTCAGATTGCTTGAAAATGCTGGACTGGATGATGTTTGTGGTGTTGTTCCAGTTCACGGAACAGCAGGAGTTGTTGGAGCAATATTAGCAGGAATATTGGGAATGGAAGCATTAGGTGGAGCGGGTGGTGTAAGCTTAGTTGAGCAAATAATCGCATCAGTTGTAACAATAATATATGGAACTGCATTAGGTTTCATCATTGCTAAAATAGCAGGAGTTATATGTGGTGGATTAAGAGTTAGTGAAGAAGAAGAATTTAAAGGTCTTGACTTAGCAGAACATAAAATGCCGGCTTACCCAGAAGAAGAAACATCAGTAGCCTAA
- a CDS encoding cobalt-precorrin-7 (C(5))-methyltransferase, producing MIYIVGIGPGDKRYLTLMAIEIVKNSDMVVGSKRALELFDIEEDKKCYLTKNLREELKEIINSTKNKNINIAILSTGDPCFSGLLKTILSLGVRKEDIEVISGISSIQIAAAKLKISWEDYEIITLHGKEENRKKLLNLIKNNQKVIFLPNNLKEDIEYLINNGVNPEKEMTVCENLTYENERIVRDSLKNLLKMDFSYLCVCVLEGDE from the coding sequence ATGATATATATTGTTGGTATTGGCCCAGGAGATAAGAGGTATTTAACATTAATGGCTATTGAAATTGTAAAAAATTCGGATATGGTTGTTGGAAGTAAGAGGGCTTTGGAATTATTTGATATTGAAGAAGATAAAAAATGCTATCTAACAAAAAATTTGAGGGAAGAACTCAAGGAAATAATAAACTCTACAAAAAACAAAAACATCAACATCGCCATTTTATCTACTGGCGACCCATGTTTTAGTGGGTTGTTAAAGACGATATTGAGTTTAGGAGTTAGGAAGGAGGATATCGAAGTAATATCTGGAATCTCATCCATCCAAATTGCAGCGGCAAAATTAAAAATATCTTGGGAGGATTATGAGATAATAACACTCCACGGGAAAGAAGAGAATAGAAAGAAGTTGCTAAATTTAATAAAAAACAATCAAAAAGTTATTTTTTTACCAAACAATTTAAAAGAAGACATAGAATATCTAATAAATAACGGTGTAAATCCAGAGAAAGAGATGACTGTTTGTGAAAATTTAACCTATGAGAATGAAAGAATAGTTAGAGATTCTCTAAAAAATTTGTTAAAAATGGATTTTTCCTATTTATGTGTTTGTGTTTTGGAGGGAGATGAATGA
- the dapF gene encoding diaminopimelate epimerase has product MEFTKMHALGNDYIVINEFDGEVVKEEEKSEFSKKICRRGFSVGADGVIFIQKPTSDEFDVRFRIFNSDGSEAEMCGNGIRCFSKYVYERILKKNPLRVETKGGLRISEMEIENNEVKKIKVYMGVPKFKLKDIPMKIEGYDENDEFINGEIELNNPYLKKVKLSVVNVGNPHAVIFVEDNGIDLDFARKHLDVIGKEIEYHKVFPERINVHFVEVLNGNEIRILTWERGAGYTTACGTGTTASVIIANKLGKTKNKVLAHLDGGDLEIEVKNDGVYMIGDAVMVYDGKLLNIGW; this is encoded by the coding sequence ATGGAATTCACAAAAATGCATGCTTTGGGAAATGACTATATAGTTATAAATGAGTTTGATGGGGAAGTTGTAAAAGAGGAAGAAAAAAGCGAATTTTCTAAAAAAATTTGTAGAAGAGGATTTTCAGTTGGGGCTGATGGAGTCATCTTCATCCAAAAACCAACAAGTGATGAATTTGATGTAAGGTTTAGGATTTTCAACAGTGATGGTTCTGAGGCAGAGATGTGTGGGAATGGGATTAGGTGTTTTTCAAAATATGTATATGAGAGAATATTAAAAAAGAATCCTCTAAGGGTTGAGACTAAGGGTGGTTTAAGAATATCTGAGATGGAAATCGAAAATAATGAAGTTAAAAAAATAAAAGTCTATATGGGCGTTCCGAAATTCAAATTAAAAGATATCCCAATGAAAATTGAGGGTTATGATGAAAATGATGAATTTATAAATGGGGAGATTGAACTCAACAACCCATACCTAAAAAAGGTAAAATTGAGTGTTGTAAATGTTGGAAATCCACATGCGGTAATTTTTGTTGAAGATAATGGCATTGATTTAGATTTCGCAAGAAAGCATTTGGATGTTATTGGAAAAGAAATTGAATACCACAAAGTTTTCCCAGAGAGAATAAACGTGCATTTTGTTGAAGTTTTGAATGGTAATGAAATAAGGATATTAACATGGGAGAGAGGAGCGGGATATACAACAGCATGCGGAACTGGAACAACAGCATCAGTAATCATTGCCAATAAACTTGGAAAAACAAAAAACAAGGTTTTAGCTCACTTAGATGGTGGAGATTTAGAAATAGAGGTTAAAAACGATGGAGTCTATATGATTGGGGATGCAGTAATGGTTTATGATGGAAAGTTGTTGAATATTGGTTGGTGA
- a CDS encoding DUF166 domain-containing protein encodes MKAVFIYHEGNNRMEKFYKNLLNEPDFCKICEDCYNCRGDWSFKDDVKNVVIKETKEEFIDDPYEYLPELPEGDVCIAQLHEDLLYELPLLLKEKNYKALIVPSETPHDLSPALRRDLKRMCKDYNIEFENPKPFCSLEKKERNETINKFIDYFRIGKPELEIEVERHTIKDVKVKISAPCGETYYIAKRIKNKEIKGLKEEIANAHHNYPCLGSMEYDKELGDTILHEAGYIAIESIEKALNKYKCENKFCSGNCGKLI; translated from the coding sequence ATGAAAGCAGTATTTATCTATCATGAAGGAAATAATAGAATGGAAAAATTCTATAAAAATTTGTTAAACGAGCCAGATTTTTGTAAGATATGTGAGGATTGCTACAACTGCAGAGGAGATTGGAGTTTTAAGGATGATGTAAAAAATGTTGTTATAAAAGAGACTAAGGAGGAATTCATAGATGACCCTTACGAATACCTCCCAGAACTTCCAGAGGGAGATGTTTGCATTGCCCAACTACATGAGGATTTGTTGTATGAACTTCCATTGTTATTAAAAGAAAAAAATTATAAAGCTTTAATAGTTCCTTCTGAGACACCACATGATTTATCTCCCGCACTGAGGAGAGATTTAAAGAGAATGTGTAAGGATTATAATATAGAATTTGAAAATCCAAAACCATTCTGCTCATTGGAGAAAAAAGAGAGAAATGAAACCATAAACAAATTTATCGATTACTTCAGAATAGGAAAGCCGGAATTGGAGATAGAGGTTGAAAGACACACTATTAAAGATGTTAAGGTTAAAATCTCCGCTCCTTGTGGAGAGACCTACTATATCGCAAAGAGAATAAAAAACAAAGAAATTAAAGGTTTAAAAGAGGAGATTGCCAATGCTCACCACAACTACCCATGTTTAGGAAGTATGGAGTATGATAAGGAGTTGGGAGATACCATCCTACATGAGGCAGGATATATTGCAATTGAAAGCATAGAAAAGGCACTAAATAAATACAAATGTGAAAATAAATTCTGCTCTGGAAATTGTGGAAAGCTAATCTAA
- a CDS encoding TatD family hydrolase, which produces MIDAHTHLDVRSFEDLEKMALSGIETIITCSHDPYKMSVPEVYLDHWDRLINLEVKRGKMAGVEVKVALGVHPMGYPKNWEILIKKLPEFLENENVVAIGETGLHYLTEDEKNLLREQLILAKDYNMPIIVHTPEKNKKEALIEILKILDEVKIKDDLVMIDHINKETVDLIDRDVYVGLTVQPSMKISHEEAAEIIKNYDKKFILSSDLGSLKADIYALPRTKLYMKKIGVEEEKIINSIYKNAKEFYRL; this is translated from the coding sequence ATGATAGATGCGCATACGCATTTGGATGTTAGGAGTTTTGAGGATTTGGAAAAAATGGCATTGAGTGGAATTGAAACAATCATAACTTGCTCTCATGATCCATACAAAATGAGTGTTCCAGAGGTTTATTTAGACCATTGGGATAGATTGATTAATTTAGAAGTAAAAAGAGGAAAAATGGCTGGAGTTGAAGTTAAGGTCGCATTGGGAGTTCATCCTATGGGATATCCAAAGAATTGGGAAATCTTAATAAAAAAACTTCCCGAATTTTTAGAGAATGAGAATGTCGTTGCTATTGGGGAGACAGGACTACATTATTTAACAGAGGATGAGAAAAACCTTTTAAGAGAGCAGTTGATTTTGGCTAAAGATTACAACATGCCGATAATAGTCCACACACCAGAGAAGAATAAGAAGGAGGCATTAATTGAAATCCTAAAAATTTTAGATGAAGTTAAAATAAAGGATGATTTGGTTATGATTGACCACATAAACAAAGAGACAGTAGATTTAATCGATAGGGATGTTTATGTTGGTTTAACTGTCCAACCATCAATGAAAATAAGCCATGAAGAAGCGGCAGAGATAATAAAGAACTATGACAAAAAATTCATTTTAAGCAGTGATTTGGGAAGTTTAAAGGCAGATATCTACGCATTACCAAGAACTAAGTTGTATATGAAAAAAATTGGTGTTGAGGAAGAAAAGATAATTAACTCAATCTACAAAAACGCAAAGGAATTTTACAGGTTATAA
- a CDS encoding P-II family nitrogen regulator — protein sequence MKKIEAIIRPSKLEDVKSALFKAGCKGLTVSEVKGRGVQGGIVERYRGREYVVDLLPKVKIEIVVDDANVEKIIDIICENAKTGEFGDGKIFVIPVEEVVRVRTGERGENAL from the coding sequence ATGAAAAAAATAGAGGCAATAATAAGACCTTCAAAATTAGAAGATGTAAAAAGTGCATTGTTCAAGGCAGGATGTAAAGGTTTGACGGTTAGTGAAGTTAAAGGAAGAGGGGTTCAAGGAGGGATTGTTGAAAGATACAGGGGAAGAGAATATGTCGTTGATTTATTGCCAAAGGTAAAGATAGAGATTGTTGTTGATGATGCTAATGTAGAAAAAATTATTGACATAATTTGTGAGAACGCCAAAACAGGGGAGTTTGGGGACGGTAAGATATTCGTTATTCCAGTAGAAGAAGTTGTAAGAGTAAGAACAGGAGAAAGAGGAGAAAACGCATTGTAA
- the mch gene encoding methenyltetrahydromethanopterin cyclohydrolase — MLSVNLKAFEIVKKMMENAEELNIAVKKLENGATVLDCGVNVPGSWEAGKLFTKICLGGLAHVGISLSPCECNGLNLPHVKVKTSHPAIATLGAQKAGWAIKVGKYFAMGSGPARALAKKPKETYEEIGYEDDADIAVLCLEASALPNEEVAEYVANQCNVEPSNVYLLVAPTASLVGSIQISGRVVENGTYKMLEVLDFDVKKVKFAAGIAPIAPIIGDDFAMMGATNDMVLYGGRTFYYIESDENDDIEALCKALPSCTSADYGKPFMEVFKAANYDFYKIDKGMFAPAVVTINDMRTGKVYTYGEINVEVLKKSLKIVELKKE; from the coding sequence ATGTTAAGTGTAAACTTAAAAGCTTTTGAAATTGTCAAAAAGATGATGGAAAATGCAGAAGAATTAAATATTGCAGTTAAGAAATTGGAAAACGGAGCTACTGTTTTAGATTGCGGGGTTAATGTTCCTGGAAGTTGGGAAGCAGGAAAGTTATTTACAAAAATTTGTTTGGGTGGATTGGCTCACGTAGGTATCTCATTGAGCCCATGCGAATGTAATGGTTTAAACTTACCTCATGTTAAAGTAAAAACCTCCCACCCAGCAATTGCTACATTAGGAGCTCAAAAAGCAGGATGGGCTATTAAAGTTGGAAAATACTTTGCAATGGGTTCAGGTCCTGCAAGAGCTTTGGCAAAAAAACCAAAAGAAACATACGAAGAGATAGGATATGAAGACGATGCAGATATTGCTGTTCTTTGCTTAGAGGCAAGTGCATTGCCAAATGAAGAAGTTGCTGAATATGTAGCAAATCAATGTAATGTGGAGCCATCAAATGTCTATTTATTAGTTGCTCCAACAGCATCATTAGTCGGTTCAATACAAATTAGCGGTAGAGTTGTTGAAAACGGAACCTACAAGATGTTAGAGGTTTTAGATTTCGATGTTAAAAAAGTTAAATTTGCTGCTGGAATTGCTCCAATTGCTCCAATCATTGGAGATGACTTTGCAATGATGGGAGCAACAAACGACATGGTTTTATATGGAGGAAGAACATTCTACTACATTGAGAGCGATGAAAACGATGATATAGAGGCATTATGCAAAGCGTTACCATCCTGCACATCAGCAGATTATGGAAAACCATTCATGGAAGTATTTAAGGCAGCAAACTACGACTTCTACAAAATAGACAAGGGAATGTTCGCTCCTGCTGTAGTAACAATTAACGACATGAGAACAGGAAAAGTCTACACCTATGGAGAGATAAATGTAGAAGTTCTTAAAAAATCATTAAAAATTGTAGAGTTGAAAAAAGAATAA
- a CDS encoding TIGR00341 family protein: MRYMKIMIPKKFLNIVEEILKKNNAYSISIIEPLKSSIENGIIITCNAEAKDAEKIVLELKKLGLGEKGHGSITIMPANITFSCREEGLASTSLSALELYYKAKSMVKITKNVLIKVVLASIMGTIGIIEHNIPTLIGAMIIAPLVDTVMGSAIGTVLGDRELFIEGMKKELLCAGIVTVCAFVTGLFFVSKDLVLEYLSETSIALSSIVAIIAGISGGMSIASGKEYEIIGVTIDVSILIPALLMGMALATMDLNLIYTTSILLILNIVLLDIGGYIGLKYKMKR, encoded by the coding sequence ATGAGATATATGAAGATTATGATACCTAAGAAATTCCTAAATATCGTTGAAGAAATACTAAAAAAGAACAATGCTTACTCAATTTCAATAATCGAACCTTTGAAATCATCAATTGAAAATGGGATAATAATAACATGCAATGCAGAAGCAAAAGATGCTGAGAAGATAGTTTTAGAATTGAAGAAGTTGGGTTTGGGGGAAAAGGGGCATGGAAGCATTACCATAATGCCAGCAAACATTACCTTTTCATGTAGGGAGGAAGGTTTAGCATCAACAAGTTTGTCTGCATTGGAGCTGTATTATAAAGCAAAATCTATGGTAAAGATAACAAAAAATGTCTTAATTAAAGTTGTCTTAGCAAGTATAATGGGAACTATTGGAATTATTGAGCATAACATCCCAACATTAATTGGGGCAATGATTATTGCTCCTTTAGTAGATACAGTTATGGGTAGTGCTATAGGAACAGTGTTGGGCGATAGAGAACTTTTTATTGAGGGGATGAAAAAGGAGCTTCTATGTGCGGGAATTGTTACTGTATGTGCATTTGTTACGGGATTATTTTTTGTTTCTAAGGATTTGGTTTTGGAATATCTCTCAGAAACTTCAATAGCGCTAAGTTCAATAGTTGCCATTATTGCAGGGATTTCTGGGGGAATGAGTATTGCAAGTGGAAAGGAGTATGAGATAATAGGGGTTACAATTGACGTTTCAATATTAATTCCTGCATTATTGATGGGAATGGCACTTGCTACGATGGATTTGAATTTAATATATACAACATCTATATTATTAATATTAAACATTGTATTATTAGACATTGGTGGTTATATTGGGTTGAAATATAAGATGAAACGCTAA
- the tusB gene encoding sulfurtransferase complex subunit TusB produces the protein MVLFILLKSPFECNAIELMERLRDGNDGVLLAEDAIYYATVSKVRDELLKKGYKIYAMQDDVLARGFDSIENVELIDYETAVDLIMEKYSKVISL, from the coding sequence ATGGTTTTATTCATTCTTTTAAAATCTCCATTTGAATGTAACGCTATTGAACTTATGGAGAGATTGAGAGATGGGAATGATGGAGTTCTCCTTGCAGAGGATGCTATATATTATGCAACAGTATCAAAAGTTAGAGACGAATTATTGAAAAAAGGTTATAAAATATATGCAATGCAAGATGATGTTCTTGCGAGGGGATTTGATAGCATTGAGAATGTGGAATTAATTGATTACGAAACTGCTGTGGATTTAATTATGGAGAAGTATTCAAAAGTAATATCACTTTAA
- a CDS encoding AbrB/MazE/SpoVT family DNA-binding domain-containing protein, whose protein sequence is MNISVSFTQKIDKKGKITIPASIRKKFNLETDDLVEVEIKKVFKKDKCYENAE, encoded by the coding sequence ATGAATATTAGTGTATCATTTACGCAAAAAATAGATAAAAAAGGGAAAATAACGATTCCAGCCTCTATCAGAAAAAAATTTAATCTTGAAACCGATGACCTCGTTGAGGTGGAAATTAAAAAAGTATTTAAAAAAGATAAATGTTATGAAAACGCCGAATGA
- a CDS encoding DUF190 domain-containing protein, whose protein sequence is MIKAKLLRIYLRENDRHGDEPLYKYIIRILKENNISGATVFKGMCGYGVRGISRVDILRLSMNLPVVIECVDKEENISKVLPKIIDVVGDNGLVYVMDVEVYKK, encoded by the coding sequence ATGATAAAAGCAAAATTGTTGAGAATTTATTTGAGGGAAAATGATAGGCATGGAGATGAACCTCTATACAAATACATCATCAGAATCTTAAAAGAAAACAACATCTCTGGTGCAACAGTGTTCAAAGGCATGTGTGGTTATGGAGTTAGGGGAATTTCAAGGGTCGATATTTTGCGACTATCTATGAACTTGCCTGTTGTGATTGAATGTGTTGATAAGGAGGAGAATATATCAAAAGTTCTACCAAAAATTATTGATGTTGTTGGAGATAACGGACTTGTATATGTTATGGATGTGGAGGTTTATAAAAAATAG
- a CDS encoding DsrE/DsrF/DrsH-like family protein, translated as MTDKMALVVSEGTFDKAMMAFILGTIGATMGMEVHIFFTFFGLEILKKDAKPKLPGIYRLFGNFGVKMMEKKMKKVNIGSFEEMRQQAIDLGVNLYACSTSMSVMGIKKEDLIEGVEVVGATKFLDIAMDAKIQLFIG; from the coding sequence ATGACAGATAAAATGGCACTTGTTGTTTCGGAGGGGACATTTGATAAAGCAATGATGGCTTTTATCCTTGGAACTATTGGGGCCACAATGGGAATGGAAGTACATATCTTCTTTACATTTTTTGGATTGGAGATTTTGAAGAAGGATGCAAAGCCAAAACTTCCAGGGATTTATAGATTGTTTGGAAATTTTGGGGTAAAAATGATGGAGAAGAAAATGAAAAAAGTGAATATTGGAAGTTTTGAAGAGATGAGACAGCAAGCTATTGATTTAGGGGTTAATCTCTATGCATGTAGCACTTCCATGAGCGTTATGGGAATAAAAAAGGAAGATTTAATTGAGGGAGTTGAAGTTGTTGGTGCTACAAAATTTTTAGATATTGCAATGGATGCAAAGATTCAACTTTTTATAGGGTGA
- the crcB gene encoding fluoride efflux transporter CrcB, which produces MRELLLIGIGGFIGAILRYVIGGIVPVKFGLPTGTLTVNLIGSFILGFFMYSSLFYISSDAKFFIATGFCGALTTFSTFSYETFTLIEEGLLVKAIANILINVLGCLFMVYVGRTFSLMVFNG; this is translated from the coding sequence ATGAGGGAATTATTGCTAATTGGCATTGGTGGGTTTATTGGAGCAATATTGAGGTATGTTATAGGAGGTATTGTACCAGTTAAATTTGGATTACCGACGGGAACACTAACTGTAAATTTGATAGGAAGTTTTATTCTTGGATTTTTTATGTATTCGTCCCTATTTTATATATCAAGCGATGCAAAGTTCTTTATCGCTACGGGGTTTTGCGGGGCATTGACAACATTCTCAACATTCTCCTATGAAACATTTACATTGATAGAGGAAGGGTTATTAGTCAAGGCAATAGCAAATATCCTAATAAATGTTTTGGGATGTTTATTTATGGTGTATGTTGGAAGAACATTCTCATTAATGGTATTTAATGGGTGA
- the cobY gene encoding adenosylcobinamide-phosphate guanylyltransferase, protein MDALVMAGGKGSRMGYVEKPLIEINGKYMIDYVVEALLQSNVEKIFVAVSKNTPKTEQYIKEKYDEIKDIILIKTSGNGYVEDLNQAIKYFSSPFLVISSDIPTIKPKTINNIINYYLHIKGINNKVEALCVMVKKDNYPGNPTMEIKGYIPAGINIISPKSGEQIEEAMVVDEVLINVNTWEDKVLVEKLLKK, encoded by the coding sequence ATGGATGCGTTGGTGATGGCTGGAGGAAAAGGAAGTCGTATGGGATATGTGGAAAAGCCATTAATAGAGATAAATGGAAAATACATGATAGATTATGTTGTTGAGGCACTTCTACAGTCGAATGTTGAGAAGATATTTGTTGCAGTATCCAAAAACACACCAAAAACAGAACAATACATAAAAGAAAAATATGATGAAATTAAAGACATAATTTTAATAAAAACTTCTGGAAATGGGTATGTTGAGGATTTGAACCAGGCAATAAAATATTTTTCGTCACCTTTTTTAGTTATTTCATCCGATATTCCAACAATTAAACCGAAAACTATTAATAATATTATAAATTATTACCTACACATTAAAGGCATTAATAATAAAGTAGAGGCTTTATGTGTAATGGTAAAAAAAGACAACTATCCTGGGAATCCTACAATGGAGATAAAGGGGTATATTCCAGCGGGGATTAATATCATAAGTCCAAAATCTGGGGAGCAGATAGAAGAGGCTATGGTAGTTGATGAGGTATTAATAAACGTGAATACTTGGGAAGATAAAGTACTTGTTGAGAAGTTATTAAAAAAGTAG
- a CDS encoding arsenate reductase ArsC, with amino-acid sequence MKVLFVCVHNKRRSIMAEAFGKKYGLNAYSAGLEKTDGVDEKVVEVLKEKNLNAKQKPQTIDEVVREVGNFDVVVTMGCLDKCPFVPAKKHISWNIEDPAGKDIEVYRKIRDEIEEKVKELTNSLKDI; translated from the coding sequence ATGAAGGTTTTGTTTGTTTGTGTACATAATAAAAGAAGAAGTATAATGGCAGAAGCATTTGGGAAGAAATATGGACTAAATGCATATAGTGCAGGATTGGAAAAAACCGATGGTGTTGATGAAAAGGTTGTTGAAGTTTTAAAAGAAAAAAATTTAAACGCAAAACAAAAACCTCAAACAATAGATGAGGTTGTTAGAGAGGTTGGAAATTTTGACGTTGTTGTTACAATGGGATGTTTGGATAAATGCCCATTTGTTCCAGCAAAAAAACATATAAGTTGGAATATTGAAGACCCTGCAGGGAAAGATATTGAAGTTTATAGAAAAATTAGGGATGAAATTGAAGAGAAGGTTAAAGAACTTACAAATTCCTTAAAAGACATTTAG
- a CDS encoding PRC-barrel domain-containing protein, with protein sequence MKMPIRALFGRSIVGNLGSIIGTVEDIIIDEETGKVISLSVEPSPQSPIPPNDENYTLIPFKIVNAIKDVVVIDESKITKKV encoded by the coding sequence ATGAAGATGCCAATTAGGGCACTATTTGGAAGGTCCATCGTTGGAAATTTAGGAAGTATTATTGGAACTGTTGAAGATATAATTATAGATGAAGAAACTGGTAAGGTTATTTCATTGAGTGTTGAACCTTCACCGCAAAGTCCAATTCCTCCAAATGATGAGAACTACACATTAATCCCATTCAAAATTGTAAATGCCATAAAAGATGTTGTCGTAATAGATGAATCAAAGATAACCAAGAAAGTATAA